The genomic segment ATAGCTTTAATCTCTTGAGCGTTGGCACTAGCCTGCGCCTCCACTTCTACAATGCGGCTGTAGAACGCGAAGGCACAGACTGCGACCACAGCCAAGCTTTTCAGGATAGTAAGGATTGTCGGAACATTGATGGTTTTGTCGATGCACCAAGAGGAGGACGGACATTCTTTCATCTAGCGCACCTGCGGCTTTGCATCTTGTTCGCCACGGGAAGAGCCGAACTCAAAGCCGTACACATCTTTCACGATGTTAGTGAGATGCCCGAGAGTAAAGACAATTAAATCGCGGGTGCCGCCTTCTGGAATGGAGAATTGGAACAGCGCAAACATAACGCCGATGAAGGCAATAATGGAGAGATAGGCCAGCACATCCGCACGGGTGTTGCTGCCTTTGATTTGCGTAATCTGTGTATCGCGTTCGCGTGCAGAGTCGCGATCAGCAATCTCTGCATTCAACTGTGCCTGTTTCCACTGAAGCATCCGCGCCTTTTCTTGCGCTTCCAGCTCTTTCAGTTTCAACAATGCTTCCGGATTCTGCGAAATAGCTTCGCTTACTGCTTCCGGCGAGTCCTCACACCCCAGCATAGACGCAATAAGCGAACCCGCAGCACCAGCAATTGCACCAACAGGACCACCTAAAGCAGCACCAAGAATAGGTGCACCTTTTGCGACTATTGAGCCAACATCTTTCCAATCCATACACATACCCCGCTGATAAAATTCCTTTGTTCAGAATGACAGACACCAAGAAGGAGAAATGCCGTCATTCTGAAAAAGAGCGGGTGTTGTCCGGTGTTGAAAATCATGGAGGTCAGAACAGACCCAAAAACAACAGTCCCAACCGCCCGACAATCGCACGGACAATCACCCCGAATGAGTAGTCATTATTGTAGCATGGGGTTTTGAGCGACTTTAGCTAGAGAGTAGGTAGAGAGTAGCTACAGTATAGGTACAGACTACTTGACATGCTTTTCCAATAAAAAAGCCCCCATACAAAATGGAGGCGAAAAAGGAGAACACTTTCCTGTAGAATCAGGCTTCGCTATGCTCTATATGTGAGGTGTGCTTTACCAGCCAGTTAGACAATGCATTGAGTTCTGCACCGTAGGAACGCCCTTCCTTGTAGATCGGTGCACCCTCTTTGCGCCATTTCAAAACA from the Halodesulfovibrio sp. genome contains:
- a CDS encoding MerR family transcriptional regulator, giving the protein MTVVAPVMLKSMSEICETFGKSRPTVLKWRKEGAPIYKEGRSYGAELNALSNWLVKHTSHIEHSEA